One Cervus elaphus chromosome 27, mCerEla1.1, whole genome shotgun sequence genomic region harbors:
- the AKAIN1 gene encoding A-kinase anchor protein inhibitor 1 yields the protein MVFAPGEKPGSEPDEAKLQTASRRIVQNAILRAVQQVSRESQSRRRDARAGDTARGSLRLGAGEAAKKREK from the coding sequence GTGAGAAGCCTGGAAGTGAGCCTGACGAGGCAAAGCTGCAGACCGCCAGCAGACGGATCGTGCAGAATGCCATCCTGCGGGCCGTGCAGCAGGTCTCCCGGGAGAGCCAGAGCCGGAGGAGGGACGCCAGGGCCGGCGACACCGCCCGTGGCAGCCTCCGCCTGGGCGCGGGGGAAGCCGCCAAGAAGCGCGAGAAGTAA